Genomic segment of Synergistaceae bacterium:
CAGGATTTCGCGGGGGGAGCTGTTGATTTAATTGCTAAAACGGGACTGGCTGACTCGATTATTTTCGGAATGGAAGATATAAATTTTGATGTTGACTCGTTAATTGCTAAAATATTTAATAACTCACAGGAATATAGCGAGCTCCTAAAAAATGAACTTGATCGGGGGGCTTCATTCAGTAAGGCAAATTCTATAGCAATGGGCAAAATTTACCCGGACAGCGGCGAATTTATTTCACGGCCTAATAATTTATTAGCGTTATCTTATATAATGGGTATTAAGGAAAATAATTATAACTTGCAAATAATACCGTTTGAGCGCAGGGGGGATTATTCAAGCAAGAAAATACGCGGTGATTTAAGCAAAAATTTATATATGCTGCCTGAGAGTTCACAAAAGATTTTGAGTGAAAGCGAGATTGCAGACGAGTCAAAATTATGGCCGTTATTACAAAATATTTTTATCAGGTCGGAGTCTCAAGAATTGCGGAAAATTTACGGGATTGACGAGGGGATCGAGAATTTATTTATTAAGCAATGGAGGCAGGCAAAAAATTTAGATGACTTTATAGGGCGGTGCGTCTGTGCTAGATATACGAGGGCGCATATAAGAAGGCGATTAATTTATATTTTGCTGGGACTTGAGAGAACTCACACAATCAGGGCATTACGTGAAGGCGTTCAATATGCTAGAGTGCTTGCGTTTAATTCACGGGGGCGCGATATTCTGAGAGAACACAAAAAAATTTCCCGCATAAAGATTATAACTAGACTGAAGGATGTACATAATAAGAATAATAACGAGACGGGAGAATATTTTGCTATGATAGAGAATAAAGCCTCACTACTATATGAATTATTATTAAATTCGCCTGATATGTCGCGAGAATCACAGAGAGTGCTACAATTCTAAATAAAAAATTTTTTCACTTGGAGGTATAAATTTATTTCATGGTAAGAACGAGAAAATTATACAAGATTATATTTTTCCTGATAGTGCTTGCATGTGCGTGTTATGGGTTATGGCCGAGATTTAATTTAGAACGCGCAAATAATAACGTTGCGATTTTAGCGGATTATCGAGAAATTACGGCACTGGCAAAAAATTCCGGGCTTGAAGTCGACTCGGCAATAAAAATTTTAGTCAATAACGGCATGACGGGCTTAATGGTAAGTGAACTCACAGGAGATAATATAGATCATGGACTCGGACAAGCTGAATTCAAGACGGCTCGCGACCCAGTGAACGGCACAGAGGGGACAATAATTTCAATAATGCCTGACAGTCCATATAAAAATTTGCTTAATGAGTGGCTGCGATTGAGATTCGCTATTTCTGATGACAAATTAGGCGCGGTGAAGATTCCCATGTCATTTAACGTGTTTAAGACTTCGGGGATAATTCCGGACATTGACGGACTCGAGGCGGCAAAGAGAAATAATCTTCCTATTTATTACAGGCCGGCACCTTCTCCGGGACATTTGGCGGACAGGGCTGCACTAATGCTCAGAAAAGTTAATGAATTATATAAATTGTCGGCATTTACTCCGGCGGGTGAAATTGTTTCAGGTTATCCCGATGTCAGCGCACTTGCTAAGACTGCCCATGATTTAAATTTGCCCGTTGCCCTTGTTGAGTTCTCGCGTCAAGTCGGTGAACCTGCTATGAATGCGCTTTCTTCACCGTTGTTAATTCCCCTTCATAGCGTTACAAATGACGAGATGACAGCGCGTAAAATATCCCGGTCTGCTTTACGTGAAAGACTTTTGCGGGCTGCTGTTGAGCGTTCAGTGAGATTCTTATTATTGCGAACTGCTCCGCCGAACTCGTCAGAATTCATATTTGAAGATTTTGCGCAGGAAGTGAAATTATTAGCAGAAGGACTCAGATCACACGGATTTAAACTTGCTTGGCCTGAACCTGTTTTCGCAAGTGTTAAGCTCGATACAAATATTTTTGCGGCTTTGGCTTTATCGGGAGTGTTATATTTCGCGCTGTATTCATATTTGACGAGAATGGGACTCGCTAATAATAATAAAAATTTCGTGATATTTATTATACTTGGCATAATTACGGCCGGAGCGATTTATAAATTTTCAGGAATTGCAAGACTCGCGGGTGCGTTTGCTGCTCCGTTAATTGCTGTAGAAGCTGCTTTAATTGCGATGGACTCAAACAGGGACAAAAATTTAATTCCTGCGTTCTTATTTGCGGTAATAAGCGGGCTTGCTTTGGCCTCGTTTTTCAGCGTTACAAGTTACATGCTTAGATTGCAGACTTTTTCGGGCGTAAAATTGACTCTAATATTGCCGCCTGTTCTTGTCTTATTGCATGATCTCAAGAAAAGAATACATCCCGAATCATTAATAAATTTTCTCTCAAGGCCGCCTCTATGGGGAGAACTTGTATTAATAGGCGTATTACTTGCTGCAGTGGGCTTAATGTTATTCAGGAGCGGTAACGTTGCATTTATACCGGGATTTGAGGCAAAATTACGCGAGACCCTAGAAAGAGTCTTAATTGCCCGGCCCCGCACTCGTGAGGTTTTCGTGGGTTATCCGTCATTGTTATTATTAAACTTTCTTTTCAGCAAAAATTTATTTGCACACTACCGCGAAATTTTTAGAATCGGCGTTGTATTAGGCTTCTCGACCGTTATAAATAGTTTCTGCCATTTCCATACGCCTTTGAGTTTGATTTTATTGCGGGAATTTAACGGACTTTGGACGGGCTTAATAGTCGGTCTTGCTGTAGTCTTGCTTGTGAAGTTCGTTATAATGCCACTATTAAAATTAATAAGGCCGTTAATCTCATGAGAAATTTTGCGGGGTGTTATTACGGAGTTTGCTATAAATTTGCGGGATTATTATATTTCGCTGTCAAAAATTTTTATGAACACTTCACCGCCCGTAATTCTTTATATGGAGTCGGCTCATGAGAAAATATAAAGCTGCTTTGCTGGGCTATTACGGATTTAATAATTTAGGTGATGACTTATTACTGCAGGCGAGTATAAATTTATTAGTTGACTCGGGAATCTCACGCGGAGAAATTATAGCATTCTCAAATAATCCTGATGAGACGGCGAAAAATTTTTATATCGAGTCAATAAATCGCTGGCATTACCGCGAAATTTGGCAGATTCTCAAAAATTGCGAGAGTTTAATATTAGGCGGCGGGGGACTCTTTCAGGATTCAACAAGTATAAAGTCTTGTATATGGTACTGGGCAATAATGAGGCTTGCGAACTTGGCAGGAACGAAAATTTTTGCGCTGGGGCAATCTATAGGCCCTCTTGAGTCAAGATTCGGGCGATTCTTTACCGGCAATGCGTTAAGACTGTGCGAATTTGTACACGTCAGGGATAATAACTCGCAGAAAATAGCAGAAAATTTTAATTGCAGGAATGTAATTAAGGGCTCAGATATTGCTTTGAGTCTAGTAAGAGAAATTACAGGCAAAATGACTCGTGATAATACGTGCTATATTGAGACAATCAGCGAATCTGAAGGCCTCCCGCAAAAATCACAGGAAAAACAAGAGAGAATGCTAATAAATTTACGTCCCTGCAAAAATCTTGACTCGTTCGTGAAAGTAATTCAGCCTAATATAAATAATTATCCCGGTGAAAAAATAGGAGTCGCCCTCTCACCTGAAGACGAGAACGCGCTGAAATATTTAAAACTTGACAAAATTATACGGGTCAAAAATTTTCATGAGGCCTGCGAGATTTGGCAAAATTCAAAAATTGCGCTGGGAATGCGTTTACATTTCGGGGTGTTATCGAGAATCTTTGCGACTCCTTTAGCGTTAATGCCCTATGACGTGAA
This window contains:
- a CDS encoding polysaccharide pyruvyl transferase family protein translates to MRKYKAALLGYYGFNNLGDDLLLQASINLLVDSGISRGEIIAFSNNPDETAKNFYIESINRWHYREIWQILKNCESLILGGGGLFQDSTSIKSCIWYWAIMRLANLAGTKIFALGQSIGPLESRFGRFFTGNALRLCEFVHVRDNNSQKIAENFNCRNVIKGSDIALSLVREITGKMTRDNTCYIETISESEGLPQKSQEKQERMLINLRPCKNLDSFVKVIQPNINNYPGEKIGVALSPEDENALKYLKLDKIIRVKNFHEACEIWQNSKIALGMRLHFGVLSRIFATPLALMPYDVKVSEFANESGVPCIIDKWENPLKPREINLLYYDKICTWINTELTK
- a CDS encoding nucleotidyltransferase family protein — translated: MVSAIIAEFNPLHKGHESILNFARKLGGVVVILSSNFTQRGSPAIINKFSRAEMAIKSGADLVIELPFLYACSAGQDFAGGAVDLIAKTGLADSIIFGMEDINFDVDSLIAKIFNNSQEYSELLKNELDRGASFSKANSIAMGKIYPDSGEFISRPNNLLALSYIMGIKENNYNLQIIPFERRGDYSSKKIRGDLSKNLYMLPESSQKILSESEIADESKLWPLLQNIFIRSESQELRKIYGIDEGIENLFIKQWRQAKNLDDFIGRCVCARYTRAHIRRRLIYILLGLERTHTIRALREGVQYARVLAFNSRGRDILREHKKISRIKIITRLKDVHNKNNNETGEYFAMIENKASLLYELLLNSPDMSRESQRVLQF